One genomic region from Jiangella sp. DSM 45060 encodes:
- a CDS encoding DUF885 domain-containing protein, which produces MTTPQPRTVDEIADAYVDEYAALDPYTATYAGLSGYDAQSTDLSPDGFAQRRALAERTLAALETATAADERERVAGEAMRERLSLDLEMDDAGLNRNLNVIESPMHWARENFDLMPTDTDEQWANIAARMRAVPVALEQYRRTMDADLAAGLPPARRQVLAVAEQAGRVADTFFAGLAAGGPDALRTDLDAAAVAASEAFRAFGGYLGDTVAPAARERDAVGRDVYAVASRFFLGATVDLDETYEWGVAELARIETELAAVAQDIVPGGTVDDAVAALDADPARRIVGTDGLQEWMQKLSDRTVEAMSGVHFDIPEPIRRLECRIAPTKEGGIYYTGPSDDFTRPGRMWWSVPEGVEEFSTWRETTTVFHEGVPGHHLQVAQVMYRREVLNRWQRLLCWVSGHGEGWALYAERLMAGLGFLDDPGDRLGMLDSQSFRAARVVVDIGFHLGKEIPASLVAADGLPAGVWTPESAYAFLRAHCRMPDEFLRFELDRYLGWPGQAPSYKIGERIWLAARDDAQRRQGDAFDLREFHRAALDLGSIGLDPLREALARL; this is translated from the coding sequence GTGACGACTCCGCAGCCGCGCACCGTCGACGAGATCGCTGACGCCTACGTCGACGAGTACGCCGCCCTCGACCCCTACACCGCCACCTATGCCGGCCTGAGCGGCTACGACGCCCAGAGCACGGACCTGTCGCCGGACGGGTTCGCGCAGCGGCGGGCGCTCGCGGAACGGACCCTGGCCGCGCTCGAGACGGCGACCGCGGCCGACGAGCGCGAGCGGGTCGCGGGCGAGGCGATGCGCGAGCGGCTGTCGCTCGACCTCGAGATGGACGACGCGGGGCTGAACCGCAACCTCAACGTCATCGAGAGCCCCATGCACTGGGCCCGCGAGAACTTCGACCTCATGCCCACCGACACCGACGAGCAGTGGGCGAACATCGCCGCCCGCATGCGCGCCGTCCCGGTGGCGCTGGAGCAGTACCGGCGGACGATGGACGCCGACCTCGCGGCCGGGCTGCCGCCGGCCCGCCGTCAGGTGCTCGCGGTCGCCGAGCAGGCCGGGCGGGTCGCCGACACGTTCTTCGCCGGGCTGGCCGCGGGCGGCCCCGACGCCCTGCGCACCGACCTCGACGCGGCCGCCGTGGCGGCGTCCGAGGCGTTCCGTGCGTTCGGCGGCTACCTCGGCGACACGGTGGCCCCGGCGGCGCGCGAGCGCGACGCCGTCGGCCGCGACGTCTACGCCGTCGCCTCCCGGTTCTTCCTCGGCGCCACCGTCGACCTCGACGAGACCTACGAGTGGGGCGTCGCCGAGCTGGCCCGCATCGAGACCGAACTGGCCGCGGTCGCGCAGGACATCGTCCCCGGCGGCACCGTCGACGACGCCGTCGCCGCCCTCGACGCCGACCCCGCCCGCCGCATCGTGGGCACCGACGGCCTGCAGGAGTGGATGCAGAAGCTGTCCGACCGCACCGTCGAGGCGATGAGCGGCGTGCACTTCGACATCCCCGAGCCGATCCGCCGGCTGGAGTGCCGCATCGCGCCCACCAAGGAGGGCGGCATCTACTACACCGGCCCCAGCGACGACTTCACGCGGCCGGGCCGCATGTGGTGGTCCGTCCCCGAGGGGGTCGAGGAGTTCTCGACCTGGCGCGAGACCACGACGGTGTTCCACGAGGGCGTGCCGGGCCACCACCTGCAGGTCGCCCAGGTCATGTACCGCCGCGAGGTGCTCAACCGCTGGCAGCGGCTGCTGTGCTGGGTGTCCGGCCACGGCGAGGGCTGGGCGCTGTACGCCGAGCGGCTGATGGCCGGCCTCGGCTTCCTCGACGACCCCGGCGACCGCCTCGGCATGCTCGACAGCCAGTCCTTCCGCGCCGCCCGCGTCGTCGTCGACATCGGCTTCCACCTGGGCAAGGAGATCCCGGCGTCGCTGGTGGCGGCCGACGGGCTGCCCGCCGGTGTGTGGACGCCGGAGTCGGCGTACGCGTTCCTGCGCGCCCACTGCCGCATGCCCGACGAGTTCCTCCGCTTCGAGCTGGACCGCTACCTCGGCTGGCCGGGCCAGGCGCCGTCGTACAAGATCGGCGAACGCATCTGGCTCGCCGCCCGCGACGACGCCCAGCGGCGCCAGGGCGACGCCTTCGACCTGCGCGAGTTCCACCGCGCCGCGCTCGACCTCGGCTCCATCGGCCTCGACCCGCTCCGCGAGGCACTGGCCCGGCTCTGA
- a CDS encoding acyl-CoA carboxylase subunit epsilon: MSDEALFRVVRGTPTDEELAALTVVLTAKAAGGPGPAEPPRSAWASYWARRRAPLTPGDGAWRASALPR; this comes from the coding sequence GTGAGCGACGAAGCGCTGTTCAGGGTGGTCCGGGGGACGCCGACGGACGAAGAGCTGGCCGCGCTCACGGTCGTGCTGACGGCGAAGGCGGCGGGCGGGCCCGGGCCGGCCGAGCCGCCGCGGTCGGCGTGGGCGTCGTACTGGGCGCGGCGCCGTGCGCCGCTGACGCCGGGCGACGGCGCGTGGCGAGCCAGCGCGCTGCCGCGCTGA
- a CDS encoding GAF domain-containing sensor histidine kinase has product MARWSTAAARWGCLVLVLLAAAGFLVGPSGRVDAPLDMLLALAGGFLPVGLFLIRAQPGHAVARLVLATGMLAAGAVAAVAWSGAVVPAWVTQWAWWPAVALVPLALLFFPDGALPSPRWRPLAVVLAGCAAAGTLALAVAAAQHPRSLLTSGESGSPLAHLLVRGVIAVALALIVAALLVVASLLRRARGAEPLVRRQLACMLPAGVLFAAGVVLDAAGVSGALVPGLVALPLGIGLAVLRFRLGDLDLVVNRALVWLVMTLLVLGVYAVGIGLAGSRLHSGGSTVVASALATGLVAAGFDPVRRAVQRAVDRLLFGDRDAPHLVLQRLGRRMQEAGDPGTMLDQLVVTLADALRVPYVRMLVDTSDGSYVTAAHGRPQPELTAFALLAHGERVGSLEVAPRRAGEVFTPAERTLLRDVASQAGIAAQAHRLTLALQRSRQDLVLAREEERLRIRRDLHDGLGPALVGTRMQVRAAQAGAGAAGADEVAAMLAAAVDDLTGCAGEIRRVVDGLRPPALDQGLPAALRQQAGAVLAGLPHDVVVEGDLTGLPAAVEVALYRIGAEALSNVARHAGAGRCDVLLRQCGDEVLLRVADDGRGGRLGRDGGVGLESMRLRAAELGGRLDLGSGSGGTTVTATIPLHRLG; this is encoded by the coding sequence GTGGCCCGCTGGTCGACGGCGGCGGCCCGTTGGGGCTGCCTCGTCCTGGTGCTGCTCGCGGCCGCGGGTTTCCTGGTCGGCCCGTCCGGCCGGGTCGACGCGCCGCTGGACATGCTGCTGGCGCTGGCCGGCGGGTTCCTGCCGGTGGGCCTGTTCCTGATCCGGGCCCAGCCGGGGCACGCCGTCGCGCGGCTGGTGCTGGCCACCGGCATGCTGGCCGCGGGCGCCGTCGCCGCGGTCGCGTGGTCCGGCGCCGTCGTCCCGGCGTGGGTGACGCAGTGGGCGTGGTGGCCGGCGGTTGCGCTGGTGCCGCTGGCGTTGCTGTTCTTCCCGGACGGCGCGCTGCCGTCGCCACGCTGGCGGCCGCTGGCCGTCGTCCTCGCCGGGTGCGCCGCGGCGGGCACGCTCGCGCTGGCCGTCGCGGCGGCGCAGCACCCGCGGTCGCTGCTGACCAGCGGCGAGTCCGGTTCGCCGCTGGCGCACCTGCTGGTCCGCGGTGTCATCGCGGTCGCGCTGGCACTGATCGTCGCGGCGCTGCTCGTGGTGGCCTCGCTGCTGCGGCGCGCCCGCGGCGCCGAGCCGCTGGTCCGGCGGCAGCTGGCCTGCATGCTGCCGGCCGGGGTGCTGTTCGCCGCCGGCGTGGTCCTGGACGCGGCCGGCGTGAGCGGCGCGCTGGTCCCGGGGCTGGTGGCGCTGCCGCTGGGCATCGGGCTCGCGGTGCTGCGGTTCCGGCTCGGCGACCTCGACCTCGTCGTCAACCGGGCTCTCGTCTGGCTGGTCATGACGCTACTGGTGCTGGGCGTCTACGCCGTCGGCATCGGGCTGGCCGGCAGCCGGCTGCACTCCGGCGGTTCCACGGTCGTCGCGTCGGCGCTGGCCACCGGGCTGGTCGCGGCCGGGTTCGACCCCGTCCGGCGGGCCGTCCAGCGCGCCGTCGACCGGTTGCTGTTCGGCGACCGCGACGCGCCGCACCTCGTCCTGCAGCGGCTCGGCCGGCGCATGCAGGAGGCCGGCGACCCCGGCACGATGCTCGATCAGCTGGTCGTCACGCTGGCCGACGCGTTGCGGGTGCCGTACGTGCGCATGCTCGTCGACACCAGCGACGGCAGCTATGTGACCGCCGCACACGGCCGGCCGCAGCCGGAGCTGACCGCGTTCGCGCTGCTGGCGCATGGCGAACGGGTCGGCTCGCTGGAAGTGGCGCCACGGCGGGCCGGCGAGGTGTTCACGCCGGCCGAGCGGACCCTGCTGCGCGACGTCGCCTCGCAGGCCGGCATCGCCGCCCAGGCGCACCGGCTCACGCTGGCGCTGCAGCGCTCCCGCCAGGACCTCGTGCTGGCGCGCGAGGAGGAGCGGCTGCGGATCCGCCGCGACCTGCACGACGGCCTCGGGCCGGCGCTGGTCGGCACCCGGATGCAGGTGCGGGCCGCCCAGGCCGGCGCCGGCGCGGCCGGTGCGGACGAGGTGGCGGCGATGCTCGCCGCCGCGGTCGACGACCTCACCGGCTGCGCGGGCGAGATCCGCCGCGTCGTCGACGGGCTCCGCCCGCCCGCCCTGGACCAAGGGCTGCCCGCCGCCCTGCGCCAGCAGGCCGGCGCCGTCCTGGCCGGGCTGCCGCACGACGTCGTCGTCGAGGGCGACCTCACCGGGCTGCCCGCCGCCGTCGAGGTCGCGCTGTACCGCATCGGCGCCGAGGCGCTGAGCAACGTGGCCCGCCATGCCGGAGCCGGCCGCTGCGACGTCCTGCTCCGCCAGTGCGGCGACGAGGTGCTGCTGCGCGTCGCCGACGACGGCCGCGGCGGCCGGCTGGGGCGCGACGGCGGCGTCGGGCTGGAGTCGATGCGGCTGCGCGCCGCCGAGCTGGGCGGACGGCTCGACCTCGGCTCCGGCTCCGGCGGCACGACGGTCACCGCGACGATCCCGCTGCACCGGTTAGGGTGA
- a CDS encoding response regulator transcription factor, whose translation MASDPLTVLLVDDHPVVRRGLRALLGAQPWAGPIHEADTVARGLELAREHRPDVAVVDLALPDGDGGRLVERLAPDCAVLVLTMTVDPGRARALLAAGAGGYLAKETDPDVVVDAIRTVAGGGLVLGPNLDRSAVLGAGPATAAPPAPFDRLSPRELQIVTLMGQGRSNAEIARALSLADKTVRNQVSSLLTKLGARDRLEAALMVREHGLVP comes from the coding sequence ATGGCGAGCGACCCGCTGACCGTGCTGCTCGTCGACGACCATCCGGTGGTCCGGCGCGGGTTGCGGGCGCTGCTCGGCGCCCAGCCGTGGGCGGGCCCGATCCACGAGGCCGACACCGTCGCGCGCGGTCTGGAGCTGGCCCGCGAGCACCGTCCCGACGTCGCCGTGGTCGACCTCGCGCTGCCTGACGGCGACGGCGGCCGGCTGGTCGAGCGGCTGGCGCCGGACTGCGCCGTGCTCGTGCTGACGATGACGGTCGACCCGGGGCGGGCGCGGGCGCTGCTGGCCGCCGGGGCCGGCGGGTACCTCGCCAAGGAGACCGACCCCGACGTCGTCGTTGACGCCATCCGCACCGTGGCCGGCGGCGGGCTCGTGCTGGGGCCGAACCTCGACCGGTCCGCCGTGCTGGGCGCCGGTCCGGCCACTGCCGCGCCGCCCGCCCCGTTCGACCGGCTCAGCCCGCGGGAGCTGCAGATCGTCACGCTGATGGGGCAGGGCCGGTCCAACGCCGAGATCGCCCGCGCCCTGTCGCTGGCCGACAAGACGGTCCGCAACCAGGTGTCGTCGCTTCTGACGAAGCTCGGCGCGCGCGACCGGCTGGAGGCGGCGCTCATGGTGCGCGAACACGGTCTGGTCCCGTAG
- a CDS encoding M50 family metallopeptidase has protein sequence MSPAERTRVEVRRAVYLQLAAVVAVAALLARDDGVATALARGAAAGVVALVTCVAHEAGHALAARARGLRVHTVVLRGLLDAGTVRSVSPGRRTEALVCLAGPAASVLLALAGLAVVAGTPDHWRLGRLLLVLNAFVALAALTAGPRSDGARALRAWRTTGPDRVRAP, from the coding sequence GTGTCGCCGGCTGAGCGGACCCGGGTCGAGGTGCGCCGGGCGGTGTACCTGCAGCTGGCCGCGGTCGTCGCCGTCGCCGCGCTGCTGGCCCGCGATGACGGCGTCGCGACCGCGCTGGCCCGCGGGGCGGCCGCGGGCGTCGTCGCGCTCGTCACCTGTGTCGCGCACGAGGCCGGGCACGCGCTCGCGGCCCGCGCACGCGGCCTGCGGGTGCACACCGTCGTCCTGCGCGGGCTGCTCGACGCCGGCACCGTCCGCTCGGTGAGCCCCGGACGGCGCACCGAGGCGCTGGTCTGCCTGGCCGGCCCGGCCGCGTCCGTCCTGCTCGCGCTGGCCGGGTTGGCGGTCGTCGCGGGCACGCCGGACCACTGGCGGCTGGGCCGGTTGCTGCTGGTGCTGAACGCGTTCGTGGCGCTGGCCGCGCTGACCGCCGGCCCGCGCAGTGACGGCGCCCGGGCGCTGCGCGCCTGGCGTACTACGGGACCAGACCGTGTTCGCGCACCATGA
- a CDS encoding flavoprotein codes for MDWLNRRILLGIGGSVAAATMSQTAAALRLGAGARLRVVTTPAAELFATPLPLAAAAGHPVYSDGRTGDLIVPHVELAAWADLVLVMPATADLLAEAALGLAPNLLTTVLLAATCPVVMVPAMNAAMWAKPAVRRNVATLRADGVGVLDPVDGVSLGDGSVGPGALPALPQVLAFAAEACRVAG; via the coding sequence ATGGACTGGCTGAACCGGCGGATCCTGCTGGGCATCGGCGGCTCCGTCGCCGCGGCCACGATGTCGCAGACCGCGGCGGCGTTGCGACTCGGCGCCGGGGCGCGGCTGCGGGTGGTCACCACCCCCGCGGCCGAGCTGTTCGCGACGCCGCTGCCGCTGGCCGCGGCCGCCGGCCACCCGGTCTACTCCGACGGACGGACCGGCGACCTGATCGTCCCGCACGTCGAACTGGCCGCCTGGGCCGACCTCGTGCTGGTCATGCCGGCGACGGCGGACCTGCTCGCCGAGGCCGCCCTCGGGCTGGCCCCGAACCTGCTCACGACGGTGCTGCTGGCGGCGACCTGCCCGGTCGTCATGGTACCGGCGATGAACGCCGCGATGTGGGCGAAGCCGGCGGTCCGGCGCAACGTCGCCACGCTGCGTGCCGACGGCGTCGGCGTGCTCGACCCGGTCGACGGCGTCTCGCTCGGCGACGGCTCCGTCGGCCCGGGCGCGCTGCCGGCGCTGCCGCAGGTGCTGGCGTTCGCCGCGGAGGCGTGCCGTGTCGCCGGCTGA
- a CDS encoding T3SS effector HopA1 family protein: MTTTDLLDAVHRVELLDHDTARCGDRTVTAAGLHAAVYDHLYLGRDHDPAATPDRRLPADREHPAFVAALRRADGGRRRWQPGWRLDRADGDRLTVVGTDDGVRVTARPDEVRPAGDGVEVAFPAERRFVSPGFYLTTGLAGPGSGPVLRWYLNTTADGAAALLGALVGGLDAAGLPFTVKTLNDPAAHPRPDALVLYTPRGDSAATAPVVRAALAAPGVRLRPSVPAFTRAVAPGVAVADEPARTAAGALSFGQHRCLLLVRGVLAAGAGAGVAARWDGVRAEFTAAGLDPDRPHLGPGGAEPDLGAGVLAGAGGPR; the protein is encoded by the coding sequence ATGACCACGACCGACCTGCTCGACGCCGTCCACCGGGTCGAGCTCCTCGACCACGACACCGCGCGATGCGGCGACCGCACCGTCACGGCCGCCGGCCTGCACGCCGCCGTGTACGACCACCTCTACCTCGGCCGAGACCACGACCCCGCCGCGACGCCGGACCGCCGGCTGCCCGCCGACCGTGAGCACCCCGCGTTCGTCGCGGCCCTGCGCCGGGCCGACGGAGGACGGCGGCGCTGGCAGCCCGGCTGGCGGCTGGACCGCGCCGACGGCGACCGGCTGACGGTGGTCGGCACGGACGACGGCGTGCGGGTCACGGCCCGTCCGGACGAGGTCCGCCCGGCCGGCGACGGCGTCGAGGTGGCGTTCCCCGCCGAGCGCCGCTTCGTCTCGCCAGGCTTCTACCTGACCACGGGCCTGGCCGGACCCGGTTCGGGCCCGGTGCTGCGCTGGTACCTGAACACGACGGCGGACGGTGCGGCGGCGCTGCTGGGTGCGCTGGTGGGTGGCCTGGACGCGGCCGGCCTGCCGTTCACCGTCAAGACGCTCAACGACCCGGCCGCGCATCCACGGCCTGACGCGCTGGTCCTCTACACCCCGCGCGGCGACTCGGCCGCGACGGCGCCGGTGGTGCGCGCCGCGCTGGCCGCTCCCGGCGTGCGGCTGCGACCCTCGGTGCCCGCGTTCACCCGGGCCGTCGCACCCGGCGTCGCGGTCGCCGACGAGCCGGCCCGCACGGCCGCCGGCGCGCTCAGCTTCGGTCAGCATCGATGCCTGCTGCTGGTCCGGGGCGTGCTCGCGGCCGGGGCGGGCGCCGGTGTCGCGGCCCGCTGGGACGGCGTGCGGGCGGAGTTCACCGCCGCCGGCCTCGACCCGGACCGGCCGCACCTCGGCCCCGGCGGCGCCGAGCCCGACCTCGGCGCCGGCGTGCTGGCCGGCGCCGGAGGGCCGCGATGA
- a CDS encoding phosphotransferase — protein MTIIDDPLLAALARTGLAAPDDVRAVRHLPGRALCSQVDLADGRLLFVKRARPGRPAVTGEAGVVRALDTLPGTAAIAPELLAVDDAGSAAVYRGYQDWRALTDWPDVGPDVARAIGAALARLHAVRPETHPVDAIAPTGPFGRPTLDWAAVTPAALAAFPSGFREVWARAADTHAVLDRLAARWRPSALIHGDVKHDNVVADGGRVVLLDWETAGWGDPLWDLGSLVGNLVQLWLHTLRLAPGGTLESWLSDAPVPLDELRARVRAALSAYPPLAPADRGLVAAHAGVFLLQRALAAGLLAERLDAPSVLTAHLATQLLTDPDRTAPMLL, from the coding sequence GTGACGATCATCGACGACCCGCTGCTCGCCGCGCTCGCGCGGACCGGCCTCGCCGCGCCTGACGACGTCCGCGCCGTCCGTCACCTGCCCGGCCGGGCGCTCTGTTCCCAGGTGGACCTCGCCGACGGCCGCCTGCTCTTCGTCAAGCGGGCCCGGCCCGGCCGGCCGGCGGTGACGGGCGAGGCAGGCGTGGTCCGCGCGTTGGACACCCTGCCCGGGACGGCCGCGATCGCGCCGGAACTGCTGGCCGTCGACGACGCCGGATCGGCCGCCGTGTACCGCGGCTACCAGGACTGGCGCGCGCTGACGGACTGGCCGGACGTCGGCCCGGACGTCGCGAGGGCGATCGGGGCCGCGCTGGCCCGGCTGCACGCCGTCCGGCCCGAGACGCACCCCGTCGACGCGATCGCGCCCACCGGCCCGTTCGGCCGGCCGACGCTGGACTGGGCGGCCGTGACGCCGGCCGCGCTGGCGGCGTTCCCGTCCGGGTTCCGCGAGGTGTGGGCCCGCGCCGCCGACACGCACGCCGTCCTCGACCGGCTCGCCGCGCGGTGGCGGCCGAGCGCACTGATCCACGGCGACGTCAAGCACGACAACGTCGTGGCCGACGGCGGCCGCGTCGTGCTGCTCGACTGGGAGACGGCCGGCTGGGGCGACCCGCTGTGGGACCTCGGCAGCCTGGTCGGCAACCTCGTCCAGCTGTGGCTGCACACGCTGCGCCTCGCCCCGGGCGGGACGCTGGAGTCCTGGCTGTCGGACGCGCCGGTCCCGCTGGACGAGTTGCGCGCGCGGGTCCGCGCCGCGCTGAGCGCGTACCCGCCGCTGGCACCGGCCGACCGCGGGCTCGTCGCCGCCCATGCCGGTGTGTTCCTGCTGCAACGTGCCCTGGCCGCCGGCCTGCTGGCCGAGCGGCTCGACGCGCCGAGTGTGCTCACGGCGCACCTCGCCACCCAGCTCCTCACCGATCCCGACCGAACGGCGCCGATGCTGCTATGA
- a CDS encoding acyl-CoA carboxylase subunit beta: MTTHDDPDIHTTAGKLADLRQRIDDAVHAGSGGAVEKQHARGKGTARERIAMLLDDGSFVEFDELARHRSTAFGMAANRPYGDGVVTGFGTVDGRQVAVFAQDFTVFGGSLGQVFGEKIVKVMDFALKTGCPMIGINDSGGARIQEGVVSLGLYGEIFRRNVHASGVIPQISLIMGPCAGGAVYSPAITDFTVMVDQTSHMFITGPDVIKTVTGEDVGFEELGGARAHNTRSGNAHYMAGDEADAVDYVKALLSYLPQNNLDPAPSFAGVEASLEPSETDLALDTLVPDSANQPYDMHAVIEAVLDDGDFLEVQPLFAANIIVGFGRVEGQSVGVVANQPLQFAGTLDLDASEKAARFVRTCDAFNIPVLTFVDVPGFLPGTDQEWNGIIRRGAKLIFAYAEATVPLVTIITRKAYGGAYDVMGSKHLGADVNLAWPTAQIAVMGAQGAVNILYRRELADADDPAERRAELITEYEDTLANPYIAAERGYVDAVIEPSRTRVAVTQALRALRTKRETLPPKKHGNIPL; this comes from the coding sequence ATGACGACGCACGACGACCCGGACATCCACACCACCGCGGGCAAGCTCGCCGACCTGCGGCAGCGGATCGACGACGCCGTGCACGCCGGCTCCGGCGGAGCGGTCGAGAAACAGCACGCGCGCGGCAAGGGCACCGCCCGCGAGCGCATCGCGATGCTGCTCGATGACGGCTCGTTCGTCGAGTTCGACGAGCTGGCGCGGCACCGCTCCACCGCGTTCGGCATGGCCGCCAACCGCCCCTACGGCGACGGCGTCGTCACCGGCTTCGGCACCGTCGACGGCCGCCAGGTCGCGGTGTTCGCGCAGGACTTCACCGTCTTCGGCGGCAGCCTCGGCCAGGTGTTCGGCGAGAAGATCGTCAAGGTCATGGACTTCGCACTGAAGACCGGCTGCCCGATGATCGGCATCAACGACTCCGGCGGCGCGCGCATCCAGGAGGGCGTCGTCTCCCTCGGCCTCTACGGCGAGATCTTCCGCCGCAACGTGCACGCGTCCGGCGTCATCCCGCAGATCTCGCTGATCATGGGCCCGTGCGCCGGCGGCGCCGTGTACTCGCCGGCCATCACCGACTTCACCGTCATGGTCGACCAGACGTCGCACATGTTCATCACCGGCCCCGACGTCATCAAGACCGTCACCGGCGAGGACGTCGGCTTCGAGGAGCTCGGCGGCGCCCGCGCGCACAACACCCGCAGCGGCAACGCCCATTACATGGCCGGCGACGAGGCCGACGCCGTCGACTACGTCAAGGCGCTGCTGTCGTACCTGCCGCAGAACAACCTCGACCCCGCGCCGTCGTTCGCCGGGGTGGAGGCGTCGCTCGAGCCGAGCGAGACCGACCTCGCGCTGGACACCCTCGTCCCCGACAGCGCCAACCAGCCGTACGACATGCACGCCGTCATCGAGGCGGTGCTCGATGACGGCGATTTCCTCGAGGTGCAGCCGCTGTTCGCCGCCAACATCATCGTCGGCTTCGGCCGCGTCGAGGGCCAGTCCGTCGGCGTCGTCGCGAACCAGCCGCTGCAGTTCGCCGGCACCCTCGACCTCGACGCGTCGGAGAAGGCCGCGCGGTTCGTCCGCACCTGCGACGCCTTCAACATCCCCGTCCTCACCTTCGTCGACGTGCCCGGCTTCCTGCCCGGCACCGACCAGGAGTGGAACGGCATCATCCGCCGCGGGGCCAAGCTGATCTTCGCCTACGCCGAGGCGACCGTCCCGCTGGTCACGATCATCACCCGCAAGGCCTACGGCGGCGCCTACGACGTCATGGGCTCCAAGCACCTCGGCGCCGACGTCAACCTCGCCTGGCCGACCGCCCAGATCGCCGTCATGGGCGCGCAGGGCGCCGTCAACATCCTCTACCGCCGCGAGCTCGCCGACGCCGACGACCCGGCCGAGCGCCGCGCCGAGCTGATCACCGAGTACGAGGACACCCTCGCCAACCCCTACATCGCCGCCGAACGCGGCTACGTCGACGCCGTCATCGAGCCGTCGCGCACCCGGGTCGCGGTGACGCAGGCGCTGCGGGCGCTGCGCACGAAGCGCGAGACGCTGCCGCCCAAGAAGCACGGCAACATCCCGCTCTGA